A genomic region of Metopolophium dirhodum isolate CAU chromosome 1, ASM1992520v1, whole genome shotgun sequence contains the following coding sequences:
- the LOC132953712 gene encoding uncharacterized transmembrane protein DDB_G0289901-like: protein MIVFWQVMSDHFDHYTKAPSRDNSVDRYSRAASRLSGGSRQSSVEKSQNQQQQRRGGDDRLPSSSSSAADKSFNGGPGFNAASAAGAKQNNSSSAATQRQPPPFEDIILRQRNLGQEIVPSPIGQPKRTESLYVNPNTARKETKPKVSTTYIRPRSRSNSPDNGDDQSINGGSVGSVGSVGSGGSDNSHGSRHGSIIGCCCFICNWSDDMIHDNSDIIDSHGNLVMRGNSDGRTNSSSTSDGNGRGSGDGQAIMDSFNFSEVGGSGDGRVSRISGYIHSSRGRGVGRSRSNSTDNYGSRVRGDGVSADEHDNMINGGGRPSRCNGSRGSSRGRGEGRSSSRSADGRATSSTFPLNSSNVHSSGNSASGNRGSGNSACGNSASGNSASGNRGSGNSACGNSASGNRGSGNSACGNSASGNRGSGNSASGNSASGNSASGNRGSGNSASGNSASGNSTGGNRGSGNRGSSNSASGNSASGNSAGGNRGSGNSASGNRGSGNRGSGNRGSGNSASGNSASGNSASGNSSITRPSRSRSGLRVHFSDEVSSSDDPPRGSGPNRDHNHIRSNRHSSCDSYFDLRDSNQVTTSGSVGRDTREFDNTINFPVSTHGDYGNFGGYGSGGIRSNFDNHSDIARVHRVGRYESGGVSYSRNDVYVRNDIRDFSVVHGRSSIRGNGQGRINHGIRGVNGVHVSSRVVRDHADHHVRGVVIREISNSGRDSGRGTDDYEYDYDYEGFYNYADDYDDEGNYENGYGGDVDNGRRRRLLPSIPFIQHMMWFRSYLRNSRRSIFFYHT from the coding sequence ATGATTGTATTTTGGCAGGTAATGAGCGACCACTTCGATCATTACACAAAAGCACCAAGCCGTGATAATAGTGTGGACCGGTACAGCCGGGCAGCCAGTCGACTGAGTGGAGGGTCGAGACAGTCATCAGTGGAAAAGTCACAGAACCAGCAGCAACAGAGGAGAGGAGGAGACGATCGACTTCCGTCTTCGTCATCTTCCGCAGCTGATAAATCATTCAACGGTGGTCCTGGCTTCAATGCAGCGTCGGCGGCCGGGGCCAAGCAAAACAACTCGTCATCGGCCGCCACGCAGCGTCAACCACCGCCGTTTGAGGATATCATACTTAGGCAACGGAACCTCGGGCAGGAGATCGTTCCGTCACCTATCGGGCAACCCAAGCGCACGGAGTCCTTGTACGTGAACCCAAATACAGCACGCAAAGAGACCAAACCTAAAGTGAGTACAACATATATTCGGCCTAGGAGTAGGAGTAATAGTCCTGATAATGGTGATGACCAAAGCATAAATGGCGGTAGTGTTGGTAGTGTTGGTAGTGTTGGTAGTGGTGGGAGTGACAACAGTCATGGTAGCCGTCATGGCTCCATTAttggttgttgttgttttatttgcAATTGGAGCGATGATATGATCCACGATAATAGTGATATTATTGATAGTCATGGTAATCTAGTTATGAGAGGTAATAGTGATGGTCGTACAAATAGTAGCAGTACTAGTGATGGCAACGGTAGGGGTAGTGGTGATGGTCAAGCTATTATggatagttttaattttagtgaAGTTGGAGGTAGTGGTGATGGCCGCGTCAGTAGAATAAGTGGTTATATCCACTCTAGTAGGGGCAGGGGTGTTGGCCGGTCTAGAAGTAATAGCACTGACAACTACGGTAGTAGAGTTAGAGGTGATGGAGTTAGTGCTGATGAGCATGATAATATGATTAATGGTGGTGGTCGCCCTAGTAGGTGTAATGGGAGCCGTGGATCTAGTAGGGGTAGGGGAGAAGGTCGATCAAGTAGCAGAAGTGCGGATGGTCGAGCTACGTCTAGCACGTTTCCTTTGAATAGCAGCAATGTCCATTCTAGTGGTAATAGCGCTAGTGGTAATAGGGGTAGTGGTAATAGTGCTTGTGGTAATAGTGCTAGTGGTAATAGCGCTAGTGGTAATAGGGGTAGTGGTAATAGTGCTTGTGGTAATAGCGCTAGTGGTAATAGGGGTAGTGGTAATAGTGCTTGTGGTAATAGCGCTAGTGGTAATAGGGGTAGTGGTAACAGTGCTAGTGGTAATAGTGCTAGTGGTAATAGCGCTAGTGGTAATAGGGGTAGTGGTAATAGCGCTAGTGGTAATAGCGCTAGTGGTAATAGCACTGGTGGTAATAGGGGTAGTGGTAATAGGGGTAGCAGTAATAGCGCTAGTGGTAATAGTGCTAGTGGTAATAGTGCTGGTGGTAATAGGGGTAGTGGTAATAGCGCTAGTGGTAATAGGGGTAGTGGTAATAGGGGTAGTGGTAATAGGGGTAGTGGTAATAGCGCTAGTGGTAATAGTGCTAGTGGTAATAGCGCTAGTGGGAATAGTAGTATTACCCGCCCTAGTAGGAGTAGAAGTGGTTTAAGAGTCCACTTTAGTGACGAAGTGAGTAGCAGTGATGACCCCCCTAGGGGTAGTGGGCCCAATAGAGATCACAATCACATTAGAAGTAACAGGCACAGTAGCTGTGATAGTTACTTCGATTTAAGGGATTCAAATCAAGTTACTACAAGTGGCTCTGTTGGCAGAGATACTAGAGAATTTGACAATACAATTAACTTCCCTGTTAGTACTCATGGAGATTACGGTAATTTTGGTGGTTATGGTAGTGGTGGCATCCGTAGTAACTTTGACAACCATTCTGATATTGCCAGAGTCCATAGAGTTGGTCGTTATGAAAGCGGTGGCGTAAGTTATAGTCGTAATGATGTCTACGTACGTAACGACATTCGTGATTTTAGTGTTGTCCACGGTAGGAGTAGCATCCGTGGCAATGGTCAAGGTCGCATTAATCATGGCATACGTGGTGTTAATGGCGTCCATGTTAGCAGTAGAGTGGTACGTGATCATGCTGACCACCACGTTAGAGGTGTGGTCATCCGTGAAATAAGTAACAGTGGCCGTGACAGTGGACGAGGCACTGACGATTATGAATATGACTACGATTATGAAGGTTTTTACAACTATGCAGATGACTATGATGATGAAGGTAACTATGAAAATGGATATGGAGGTGATGTAGATAACGGAAGAAGACGTAGGTTGTTGCCATCAATTCCGTTTATACAGCATATGATGTGGTTTCGATCGTACTTAAGAAATAGTCGTaggagcatttttttttaccacacgTAG